DNA sequence from the Raineyella sp. LH-20 genome:
TCGCCTAAGAGGTGGGTCGCCTCGGCTCCACCACGAACCCGTTTCAGGCTGACCGCAGGGAGTTCCAATGACGTATCGTCCCCGCAGCCGGCGCCGCCACCCGGTAGCGCTGTGCTCCGTCCTCCTGTCGGTCGCACTCGGTCTGACCGCGTGCGCCGGCAGTTCGCAAGCCAGTCCGCCATCCAGCGTGGAAACGCCGTCCGTCACGATCGGGAAGGCCGTCGACACGATCGGCTTCTCCGCCATCGACGTCGCCCAGGAGATGGGCTACTTCGAGGACGCCGGTGTCACCGTCAAATCGCAGCTGCTCGAGGGCAGCAGCCAGACCACCGCCGCGCTGCAGAGCCACAGCATCCAGTTCGCCACCCTCTCCTCCAGCGCGCTGCTGCTCGCCTCGAGCAAGGGCGTCCATCTTCAGGCCATCTGCAGCCTCGACCACGGCGTCTCGGTGCAGATCGTGGCGGCGTCGTTGGCGCTGTGCACGCCGTAGCCGTCGCGCATCGCCTGGACCTCGTCGGCGGTCAGTGGGCGGGTCGGGTGGTAGTCGTAGCTGAACGCCCAGCAGTGCTCGTCGTCGATCGGCACCCAGAAGTGGCCGTGCACCGGGTTGTCCGCACGCGGGGGGACCATGGTGAAGTTGGGCAGCACCCAGGGGGTGATCCGCCAGTAGTAGCTGTCCTCCTGGGCGTTGCGACGCGCACCGATGAGCAGCCCGCCCTCGTGGTCGATGACCTCGAAGAAGGGCTTGAGATCACCCTTGTTGTACGCGTTGGCGCCGCCGGCCGCGCTCTTGAACAGGGGGTCGGTGTCGACGTTGCCGCCGTGCAGGAAGGTGACGTGGCTGGAGTCGATGCCGCCCTCGAGGGCCTGCAGCCAGTTGCACTCCTGCAGCCTCTTGGAACAGAACGCCTGCTCCTCGGGCACGGTCGCGAACTCCCACTCGGGCAGCGGCGGCTGCTGCTCCGGGTCGCCCAGGTAGGCCCACAGCACCGGGCCGCGCTGGACCATCGGGTAGGACTTGAGCTTGACGCTGGCGCAGAAGTTGCTGTTGTCGGCCTCGCTGGGGACGTCGACGGCCTGGCCGGTGACATCGAACTTCCAGCCGTGGTAGGGGCAGCGCAGACCGTTCTCCTCGTTGCGGCCGAACCACATCGAGGCGCCACGGTGGGCGCAGAACTCGTCCATCAGACCGTAGCGGCCCTCGGTGTCCCGGAAGGCGATCAGCCGCTCGGAGAGGATCTTGACTCGTACCGGCGGGCAGTCGTTCTCGGGCAGTTCCTCGGCGAGCAGCACGGGCTGCCAGTAGCGGCGGAACAGCTTGCCCATCGGGGCGTCCGGGCCTGTTTGGGACAACAGTTGATTGATCTCAGGGCGCAACATTGCGGCGGATCCTTTCGGTCTGGCTGGGGCGGAGCGGCTGGAGTCCGGACCCCGGAGGACTCAGGTGGCCCGGATCCGGGGACTCAGTACTGGGTGGGCGGGACGTCGACGACCAGGCCGTCGAGTTCGTCGTTGAGGATGATCTGGCATCCGAGTCGGCTGCAGTCGCGCGGCTCGGCGACGCCCAGGTCGATGATGTCGGCTTCGAGGTCGCCGGGTTGGCCGACGAGCCCTCGGAACGGGTCCCGGACCCACACATGGCAGGTGGCGCAGGAATTGTTCCCGCCGCACTCGCCGATGATGCCGGCCACGCCATGGCGCAAGGCAGCGGACATGACCGAGTCACCGACTTCAGCGGTGACGACCGTGGTGTCGCCGTCGGCGCTGACGTACGAGATCTGGGGCATCGGATCGAACCTCCTTGGTAATGGTCTAATCATTGTACTGTTAGCCAAATCACAGTGTCAACGGATTGGTGAGACGTCCCGCTCCCGGCGCTGGGGGTCGTCCTGGCCGGTGAGAGGGACCGTCGCCCAGCGCTGCTCGATCCGGCCGAACTTCCATACACCGAGGGCGAGGATCCAGGCCGCGGCGAAGAGCCCGACGATGGCGAAGCCGGCGTAGTCCAGGTCGATCCCGGCGATGACGGCCAGTGGGCCGGTGGAGATCTCGAGCTGGTTCGCGACGACCCCCAGCAACTCGATGCCGCCGATCACCAGGGCGACCAGGACGGAGATCACGGTGATGGTGAGGTTGTAGTAGACCTTGCGGACGGGCTGGGAGAAGGCCCAGCCGTACGCCGCGTTCATGAACACCCCGTCGACCGTGTCCGCCAGGCTCATTGCGGCGGCGAAGAGCACGGGGAGCACCATGATCGCGTACCAGGGGAGGTTGAACGCCGCCGCGCCGCCGGCAAGGACCAGCAGCCCGACCTCGGTGGCGGTGTCGAACCCCAGGCCGAACAGGACGCCGACCGGGTAGATGTGCCAGGGCTTGCGGACCAGATGGGTCAATCGGCGCAGCAGGCGATTGAAGAATCCCCTCGAGTCCAGGTGCCTCTCCAACTCGGCTTCGTCGAAGGTGCCGGCCCTCATGTCGCGGAAGACCCGGCCGATCCCGACCAGTGAGCCGAGGTTGAGCAGGCCGATCGCCAGCAGGAACACCCCGGAGACGAGGGGGCCGATGATGCCGGTCAGCTGGTGCAGGAGGGAGGAGTCGTCACCGAGCTGGGTGGCGAGCGTACGGATCCCGACGGCGAGGAAGGCCGAGAGGCCGAAGACGATCGTGGAGTGTCCGAGGGAGAACCAGAACCCCACCGAGAGTGGTTGTGGCGACTGGATCCCGTCGATCGTGCCGGTCCGCGCCCGGTCGGCGATCAGTTTCCGGGTGACGTTGTCGACGGCTGCGATGTGGTCGGCGTCGAACGCGTGGCGCAGGCCGAAGGTGTAGGCCAGCAGTCCCACGGCGACGGTGAAGACGGGGTGGTCGCCGCCGAGGTGGAGCTGTGCCGGGGTGACGAATCCCAGCAGGATGCCGAATCCGAGGAGGTGGAGGATGGCGACCACCAGGAGCATGCCGCCCAGGCTTCGTCGATCCCGCGAGCTCAGACTGTGGGCGAACTCCGTCAGGCGTCCTCGGCGTGGCGTCGATGCATCCATGGGTCCCTCCAGATTCTGCTAATGGCATAACCATTATTCCCATCTGGGTTGGGTGGTCAAGGGATTTCTGTTAGCTGGGTCACATTTGATGTGAGGTCGTACGCCGCGTCGCCGTCACCGCCGGGTCGTACGCCGCGTCGCCGCCAGGGCGGTCGTACGCGCGCCGGAGGTCTCGGTATCGCCGCAGCCGTGGTGGACGTCATGCCGGCCGCCATCGTCAACCGCTCTGCCGCTGGGTATCGTTCACTTCCAAAGGGATCCGCCGGGCCGGTTCTGTGTAGGCCCACGACTCCCGGTGCACAGCTCCGGGTCCCGGGCCACCCTGAGACCCAGGTCTTCACCCCGAGTCTCCGACGTCGACGCAGGAGGCGCGATGAAGGTTCTGGTGGCATACGCGACCCGCCATGGAGCGACGGCCGGGATCGCGTCCCGGATCGCCGAGACGCTGACCGCGGCCGGTCATCAGGCGACCGCGTCGCCGGTCGATCAGGTCACGACTCTTGACGATTACGCGGCGGTGGTCCTGGGATCGGCTGCGTACATGTATCACTGGCTGAAGCCGGCGGTCCAGTTCGCCCGGCGGCACCGGGGTGCGCTCGCGGAGCGGCCGTTGTGGCTGTTCAGCAGCGGTCCCGTCGGGGCGACGACGGTGGACGACGCCGGCCGGACGGTGGACGACAAGGGGCGGGACGTGTTCGAGGGATCCCGACCCAAGGAGTTCGAGGACCTGTCCGCTCTGCATCCGCGAGGTGACCGGGTGTTCTTCGGGGCGTACGACCCGGACGCCGATCCGGTGGGCTTCGGCGAGCGCATGCTCAAGCGGATGCCGGCCGCCAAGGACTCCCTGCCTGCCGGCGATTTCCGCGATTGGCAGGCGATCGAGGAGTGGGCCCGGGAGATCGCCGCCTCGTTGGATGCGATGCCCGCGGACTGAGGGTTGGCGTGGGCGGGACATCGGGACGGGCGGACGAGGTGCCGTCACCCGGCGTGCTCAGTTTCGGGGGAAGTCGTCGGCGGTGAGCCCGTCGGGGTGTCCGCGCGGCCATTCCACCAGCTCGATCCGGTAGCCGTCCGGGTCCGAGATCCAGGCCGTCCGAGGACCGTCCGGTCCGCCGGGGAGCTCCGGCGTGCTCGGCCGCAGCCCGGCGAGGGTGAGCGCCGCGATCGACGCCTCGAGGTCATGGACCTGGACGACCAGGTGATGGAATCCGGTGCCGAGGTCCACCGGGCCGTCGGTGGGCCGGTATGCCAGTTCCAGACTCGCCACCTGCTCACCGGGGAAGGCGAGCACGAGCAGCAGCGAGCCCTCGCCGAGGTCGACGCGTCCCAGTTCGCGGTAGCCGAGCACCCGGTAGAAGTCGAGTGACGTGTCGAGATCGGTGACGCGATAGGCGGTGTGCAGTGTCTTCATCCGGAGTCCCTTGATTGCTGTCCCTCCATGGTCGCAAGCAAGGGGGTGGGCCTCAACAGGAGGTGCCCCACCCCTGCCCGGCGTGCCCCCACGTAGCCTGGACGGGTGGCCACCGTCCTCGTCGCAGCCTCCCGCCGTCGGCGGCCGTGGCTGTTCCTCGTCCTTGTCATGGTGCTGGTCCTCCCGCTCTGGTGGGCAACCGTCGCCACCGGCGGTCGGGCGTTGGTCCTCGGGCTGCCGGTCGCCGTGGTGGGGATCGTCATCCCTGCGGCCCTCGCCAGCGTCCTGGCCTGGCGTGAGGAAGGGTGGACCGGACTACACGCGGTGTGGTCCGGGTTGGTCGACGTCGCCCGGGTACGGCCGCGGTGGTGGTGGACGGTCGGTCTGGGCGCCGCCCCCGTCGCGGCGGCGCTGGGCTGGCTCATCGGCCCCCGTCCCGGTGACGCCCCGGCGGTTCCCTGGTACCTGACGCCGCTCCTCTTCGTCGTGTTCTTCCTCGGCGCCATCCCCGAGGAGGTCGGCTGGACGGGCTATCTGACCGCGCGGTTGACCGCTGACCACGGGGTGCTCGGGGCCGGGGTGATCATCGGTGCGGCCTGGCAGTTGTGGCACTCGGTGCCCTATCTCGCCCAGGGACACACCTGGTCGTGGCTCGCGGGCCAGTTCCTGGTGAGTGTGCTGGCCCGGATCCTGATGGTGTTGCTGTACCGACACAGTGGTGGCGGCTTGGCACTGGCCTGCGCGGTCCACGCGATGCTCAACACCGTGCAGATTTACCCCGATGGTTTCGCCGCCTTCGACCCGTGGCCGTCGGTGCCCGGCATGCTGTTGGTGCTGCTCGGTGCCGCCTGGTTGGCCCGCCGGACCACTCGTTCCTGATCCGGCCTCCGGGCGCGAGGTGACCTGCGCCGGCTGGGAGGGTGGACTCGAGTTACTTGACTGAGGAGAAAGCAACTCGGATGCTTGAAGCATCGTCAAGTAACTGAGGAGCGATCATGGGTGTCGACCCGCTTCCTGACCCGGACGGCGCCCAGGCCGCACTCGAGAAGGCTGCCGACGCTCGCCGCACGGCGGTCGACGGCACCCGCCGGCCGGCCTGGATCGACGCGATCCTGGCTCTCACGATGGGGATGACGATCCCGGTGGCCCTGCTCGGCCAGTGGGTCGTCGCCGCCATCGTGCTCGTCGTCGGTTCGGTCGCCGGCGTGCTGGCCGACCGAAAGTTCACCCGGCGGCGAGGCAGGATCCTCGATACCCGGGCACTGGGCGCCCGCACCCTGCCGTACGCCCTGGTGTACGGCGCGATCTTCGTCCTCCTGCAGTTCCGCGCTCCGGCGGCCTGGCAGCCCTGGTATGCGCTCGGGGTCGGTCTGTTCGCCGCGATCGGTGTGTTCGCCTGGTTGCGCTGGGAGGAGCGATATCAGGCCCGGCGCATCGCTGCCGGCGATTACCACCGCTACGACCTGCTGTGAACGGGGCTCGTAGCGTCCCTGGGTGTGTATTCCGGCCGTCGTGGATCCGGGTGCTCGTGAACCGCGTGCCCGTGAACCCGGCTGCTGGTGAATCAGATACTGTCGTAAACCGGGGTCCGCGATGAGCTGGGGGTCGATCGTCGCCCGGTTCGACGACCTCATCCACGTGCCGGTCCGGTTGCGGATCACCGCCGCGTTGGCGGCGACACGAGACCTGGAGTTCGGTGCCCTGGAGGAGTCGCTGGGGATCTCCACCTCCCTGCTGTCCAAGCACTTGCGGCTCCTCGCCGATGCCCGGTACGTCGTCCTGGAGAAGCGGCCGCAGCCCTTCGGTCGGCCGCGGACCTGGATCCGCCTCACGCCTGAGGGGCGTACGGCCTATCTCGGGCATGTGGCGGCACTCCGGGAACTGCTCGAGGGGACGGGTGGGCCGGGCGAGGTGTGAGCGGCGCAGCCCCATCTGCCTTGCGCGGGCCGCTCATGCGTTGTGTTCATGCGTTCCTGCGTGTCATCCAGCACCAACGCATGAGCACAACGCATCACTGGGGTGACCGTGTGTGCTGGGGCACTCCACGGGGATGGATCCGGCGTCCACCGTGCCAGCGGTGACCGTGTGTGCTGGGGCACTCCACGGGGATGGACCCGGCGTCCACCGTGCCTGGGGTGACCGTGTGTCCTGGGGCACTCCACGGGGATGGACCCGGCGTCCACCGTGCCAGGGGTGACCGCGTGTGCTGGGGCACTCCACAGGGATGGATCCGGCGTCCACCGTGCCAGGGGTGACCGCGTGTGCTGGGGCACTCCCTCTGGGTGGTGGCTCCTTCCCCTGAGGGCGCAGGCCGCATGCCCGCGGATCACTCCATTGAGAGCGGGGCTGTGTGACGGAGCCCTGATAAGCCTGCCGAGTGAGGCTCCTTGCAGGGATCGCTCGGCCCGGCTCAGTCGCGCCGGGCGGCTTCGGCGGGCGTGGGCTGCACCTCGACACCCAGGTCGACGAGCAACGCGGTGACCCGGCGACGGATCTCGTCGCGGATCGGCCGTACGGCCTCGACGCCCTGGCCGGCCGGGTCCTCCAGGACCCAGTCTTCGTAACGCTTGCCCGGGTAGTACGGGCAGGTGTCGCCGCAGCCCATCGTGATCACCACGTCCGAGGCCTGGACGGCCTCGGGGGTGAGGATCTTCGGCTTCTCCGCGGAGATGTCGATGCCCTCCTCGAGCAGGGCTTCGCGGACCGCCGGATTGATGGAATCGGCCGGAGCCGAGCCGGCGGAGCGGACCTCGACCATGCCGCCGGACAGGTGGTGGGCGTACGCAGCGCCCATCTGGGAGCGGCCGGCGTTGTGTACGCAGACGAACATCACGGATGCCTGGTGGTCGGACGGGGTGGTCATAGCACGCCTTTCATCGGAGTGGGGTTCATCGGAGTGGGGTGAGGACGGCGTCAACGGGTGGGGAGAGTGGGGTCGTTCGGGAACAGCCGGGGGGCGAGCCAAAGCGCGACGTACACCAGGCCGACCAGGACCGGCACCTCGATCAGCGGACCGACCACACCGGCCAGGGCCTGGCCGGAGGTGACGCCGAAGGTGCCGATGGCCACGGCGATGGCGAGCTCGAAGTTGTTGCCCGCGGCCGTGAAAGCGACGGTGGTGGAGTGGGCATAGTCCAGCCCGGTGGCGCGGGACAGCAGCAGACCGCCGAGCCACATGATCGCGAAGTAGACGACCATCGGCACCGCGATCCGGGCGACGTCCCACGGGCGGCTGGTGATCTGGTCACCCTGTAGGGCGAACAGTAGGACGATCGTGAAGAGGAGCCCGTAGAGGGCGAGTGGGCCGATCCGGGGCAGGAAGCGCTGCTCGTACCAGGTGCGGCCCTTCGCCCGCTCCCCGAGGTGTCGGGTGAGGAACCCGGCGACCAGCGGGATGCCGAGGAAGACGAGGACGGAGACGAAGATCGCCCCGAAGGAGAAGCCCGCCGAGGTGGTCGGCAGTCCCAGCCAACCGGGCAGCACCTGCAGGTAGAACCAGCCGAGGGCGGAGAAGGCGATCACCTGGAAGACGGAGTTGATCGCCACGAGCACCGCGGCCGTTTCCCGATCGCCACAGGCGAGATCGTTCCAGATCAGCACCATGGCGATGCAACGGGCCAGGCCGACGATGATCAGGCCCGTACGGTACTCCGGCAGGTCGGGCAGCAGCAGCCAGGCGAGGGTGAACATCACCGCCGGCCCGATGATCCAGTTGAGCACCAGCGAGAGGCCCATCAGGCGTCGGTCGGCGGCGACCCGGCGGGTCTCGTCGTAGCGCACCTTGGCCAGGACGGGATACATCATCACCAGCAGGCCGATGGCGATCGGCAGCGAGACCGAACCGATCTTCACCGCGTCCAAGGCGGCGGACAGCCCGGGGACGAACCGGCCGAGCAGCAGCCCGACGACCATCGCCGCGAGGATCCAGGCCGGCAGGAAACGGTCGAGCAGGCTGAGCTGTCCCGCGACCGACCTGTGGTGGGCCGACCTTTCGGGGATGACGGTCTGCGACACGGAAACCCTCTCTTCATATCGATGATCCTCAATGGGAGCCTGGCTTAGTGATTGACATTTGTCAATGTGGCCGACGAGGTCAGGGGCAGCAGGCGGGAGCACCGCTCTGATGGCTGCATTGAATCTCTCCGGGCTCACACGCACCGAACGACGACCACTCCACAACATCGACGGATCTCAATATGAGGATGGTGAGGCATGTATCGACAGTTGTCAATGCGGCCGGTAGGCTGGGGGGATGACGCAGGTTGAACTGGACAGGACTCCCCTCGTCGAGTCCGACGAGGTCTGTATCGAGGGGTCGGCGCTCATGTCGTCCGAGCGAGCCGCAGGGCTGGCCGAGATCTTCAAGGCGCTCGCGGATCCGACCCGGGTGCGCCTCCTGGCGCACATCCGTTCGTCCGAACACGGCACCGCCTGCGCCTGTCACCTTCCTGAGATCCTGGGGATCAGTCAGCCCACCCTGTCGCATCACCTGAAGAAGTTGGTGGATGCGGGGTTGGTTGTCCGCGAACAGCGGGGGCGGTGGGCACACTACACCGCCGTCGCCGACGCTCTGGGTGTCGCTCAGGGCTTCCTTGCCGAGCCGATCGTCACCGACGCCCGGTGTTGCTGACGCCATATTGACGCCGGTCAATGCAAGTGATTGACTCACATCGACAGTTTTCGATGTGAGGGGTTGTTCATGGTGGCGTTGAAGGTCTTTGAAGGGCCGTTGTGCTGCAACACCGGTGTCTGCGGGCCGGATCCGGAACAGGCGCTGGTCGACTTCACCGCCGATGCCCGCTGGCTCGCCACCCAGGGCGTCGAGGTCACCCGGGCCAACCTCGCCCAGGACCCCGCGGCGTTCGCCGAGGACCCCTCCGCCCGCGCGTTCGTCCGGGTGGCCGGTGCCGAGGCACTGCCTCTGGTCGTGGTGGACGGGATCACCGTCCTCACCGGCCGCTACCCCTCACGGGCCGAACTGGCGCGCTTCGCCGGCCTGGCCGCGCCCGCGTCGGCACCTGCGGCGGCGACCGAGTCCTCCTGCTGTGGCGCCGATGATCAGGCGTCGGGATGTTGTAGCCCGGCGCCGCAGGTCCTGCAGATCTCCGCCCCCACCCGATCCTGCTGCTGAGGCGAGCCATGCGGTATCTCGATGGCGTTCCCCGTTACCTCTTCTTCACCGGCAAAGGTGGGGTCGGCAAGACCAGCGTCGCCTGCGCGACCGCCGTCGACCTGATCGACCGGGGCCGGCGGGTGCTGCTCGTCTCCACCGACCCGGCGTCCAACGTCGGCCAGGTCTTCGGCCAGACGATCGGCAACCGGATCACGCCGGTGGTGGCCGCTCCGGGTCTGGACGCCCTGGAGATCGACCCCGAGCAGGCCGCGGCCGACTACCGCGAACGCACCGTGGCGCCCCTGAAGGGCTTCCTCTCGGCGGCGGATCTGGCGTCGGTCACCGAACAACTCTCCGGCGCCTGCACGACCGAGATCGCCTCGTTCAACGAGTTCACCGATCTTCTCGCCGACAGCGACCTGACCCGCGGCTACGATCACGTCGTCTTCGACACCGCCCCGACCGGCCACACCATCCGGCTGCTCCAACTACCTGGCCAATGGACCCGGTTCATCGACGACGGCTTGGGTGACACCTCGTGCCTCGGCCCGATGTCGGGGCTGGAGAAGTCCCGGGCCACGTACGGTGACGCCCTCACCGCGCTGGCCGACCCCGCCCGGACCCGTCTTGTCCTCGTCGCCCGCGCCCAGATCGGTGCCCTGACCGAGGCCGCCCGTACGGTCGATGAACTCGGCGAGGCCGGCGTACGCGCCACTCACCTGGTGGTCAATGCGATCCTGCCACCGGGTCCCGACCATGATCCGCTGGCCGACGCCATCCACCGGCGTGAGGAGGCCGCGCTGGCGGCGATGTCCCCCCGGCTCGCCGACCTGACCCTCGACCTCCTCCCGCTGCGCGGCACCGACGTGGTCGGAATGCCGGCCCTGCGGGATCTCCTCTGCGAGGAGAGCGCCGCCGTGACCCTCTCGGCGGCCGAAGACTCGAGCACCGCCGATCCTGTGCTGCCCGGCCTTGACTCCCTGGTCGACGTCCTGGCGGAACAGGAGCACGGGCTGGTGATGTGCATGGGGAAGGGTGGCGTCGGCAAGACGACCATCGCCACCGCGATCGCGCGCGGGCTGGTCGCCCGGGGCAAGGACGTTCACCTGACCACCACGGACCCGGCCGCCCATCTCGACCTCTCCCTGGCAC
Encoded proteins:
- a CDS encoding ABC transporter substrate-binding protein: METPSVTIGKAVDTIGFSAIDVAQEMGYFEDAGVTVKSQLLEGSSQTTAALQSHSIQFATLSSSALLLASSKGVHLQAICSLDHGVSVQIVAASLALCTP
- a CDS encoding Rieske 2Fe-2S domain-containing protein, whose amino-acid sequence is MLRPEINQLLSQTGPDAPMGKLFRRYWQPVLLAEELPENDCPPVRVKILSERLIAFRDTEGRYGLMDEFCAHRGASMWFGRNEENGLRCPYHGWKFDVTGQAVDVPSEADNSNFCASVKLKSYPMVQRGPVLWAYLGDPEQQPPLPEWEFATVPEEQAFCSKRLQECNWLQALEGGIDSSHVTFLHGGNVDTDPLFKSAAGGANAYNKGDLKPFFEVIDHEGGLLIGARRNAQEDSYYWRITPWVLPNFTMVPPRADNPVHGHFWVPIDDEHCWAFSYDYHPTRPLTADEVQAMRDGYGVHSANDAATICTETPWSRLQMA
- a CDS encoding 2Fe-2S iron-sulfur cluster-binding protein, with the translated sequence MPQISYVSADGDTTVVTAEVGDSVMSAALRHGVAGIIGECGGNNSCATCHVWVRDPFRGLVGQPGDLEADIIDLGVAEPRDCSRLGCQIILNDELDGLVVDVPPTQY
- a CDS encoding HoxN/HupN/NixA family nickel/cobalt transporter; its protein translation is MLLVVAILHLLGFGILLGFVTPAQLHLGGDHPVFTVAVGLLAYTFGLRHAFDADHIAAVDNVTRKLIADRARTGTIDGIQSPQPLSVGFWFSLGHSTIVFGLSAFLAVGIRTLATQLGDDSSLLHQLTGIIGPLVSGVFLLAIGLLNLGSLVGIGRVFRDMRAGTFDEAELERHLDSRGFFNRLLRRLTHLVRKPWHIYPVGVLFGLGFDTATEVGLLVLAGGAAAFNLPWYAIMVLPVLFAAAMSLADTVDGVFMNAAYGWAFSQPVRKVYYNLTITVISVLVALVIGGIELLGVVANQLEISTGPLAVIAGIDLDYAGFAIVGLFAAAWILALGVWKFGRIEQRWATVPLTGQDDPQRRERDVSPIR
- a CDS encoding flavodoxin domain-containing protein, with the protein product MKVLVAYATRHGATAGIASRIAETLTAAGHQATASPVDQVTTLDDYAAVVLGSAAYMYHWLKPAVQFARRHRGALAERPLWLFSSGPVGATTVDDAGRTVDDKGRDVFEGSRPKEFEDLSALHPRGDRVFFGAYDPDADPVGFGERMLKRMPAAKDSLPAGDFRDWQAIEEWAREIAASLDAMPAD
- a CDS encoding VOC family protein, which codes for MKTLHTAYRVTDLDTSLDFYRVLGYRELGRVDLGEGSLLLVLAFPGEQVASLELAYRPTDGPVDLGTGFHHLVVQVHDLEASIAALTLAGLRPSTPELPGGPDGPRTAWISDPDGYRIELVEWPRGHPDGLTADDFPRN
- a CDS encoding CPBP family intramembrane glutamic endopeptidase codes for the protein MATVLVAASRRRRPWLFLVLVMVLVLPLWWATVATGGRALVLGLPVAVVGIVIPAALASVLAWREEGWTGLHAVWSGLVDVARVRPRWWWTVGLGAAPVAAALGWLIGPRPGDAPAVPWYLTPLLFVVFFLGAIPEEVGWTGYLTARLTADHGVLGAGVIIGAAWQLWHSVPYLAQGHTWSWLAGQFLVSVLARILMVLLYRHSGGGLALACAVHAMLNTVQIYPDGFAAFDPWPSVPGMLLVLLGAAWLARRTTRS
- a CDS encoding transcriptional regulator, encoding MSWGSIVARFDDLIHVPVRLRITAALAATRDLEFGALEESLGISTSLLSKHLRLLADARYVVLEKRPQPFGRPRTWIRLTPEGRTAYLGHVAALRELLEGTGGPGEV
- a CDS encoding arsenate reductase ArsC; this encodes MTTPSDHQASVMFVCVHNAGRSQMGAAYAHHLSGGMVEVRSAGSAPADSINPAVREALLEEGIDISAEKPKILTPEAVQASDVVITMGCGDTCPYYPGKRYEDWVLEDPAGQGVEAVRPIRDEIRRRVTALLVDLGVEVQPTPAEAARRD
- the arsB gene encoding ACR3 family arsenite efflux transporter encodes the protein MSQTVIPERSAHHRSVAGQLSLLDRFLPAWILAAMVVGLLLGRFVPGLSAALDAVKIGSVSLPIAIGLLVMMYPVLAKVRYDETRRVAADRRLMGLSLVLNWIIGPAVMFTLAWLLLPDLPEYRTGLIIVGLARCIAMVLIWNDLACGDRETAAVLVAINSVFQVIAFSALGWFYLQVLPGWLGLPTTSAGFSFGAIFVSVLVFLGIPLVAGFLTRHLGERAKGRTWYEQRFLPRIGPLALYGLLFTIVLLFALQGDQITSRPWDVARIAVPMVVYFAIMWLGGLLLSRATGLDYAHSTTVAFTAAGNNFELAIAVAIGTFGVTSGQALAGVVGPLIEVPVLVGLVYVALWLAPRLFPNDPTLPTR
- a CDS encoding metalloregulator ArsR/SmtB family transcription factor, translated to MTQVELDRTPLVESDEVCIEGSALMSSERAAGLAEIFKALADPTRVRLLAHIRSSEHGTACACHLPEILGISQPTLSHHLKKLVDAGLVVREQRGRWAHYTAVADALGVAQGFLAEPIVTDARCC
- the arsD gene encoding arsenite efflux transporter metallochaperone ArsD codes for the protein MVALKVFEGPLCCNTGVCGPDPEQALVDFTADARWLATQGVEVTRANLAQDPAAFAEDPSARAFVRVAGAEALPLVVVDGITVLTGRYPSRAELARFAGLAAPASAPAAATESSCCGADDQASGCCSPAPQVLQISAPTRSCC
- the arsA gene encoding arsenical pump-driving ATPase; translation: MRYLDGVPRYLFFTGKGGVGKTSVACATAVDLIDRGRRVLLVSTDPASNVGQVFGQTIGNRITPVVAAPGLDALEIDPEQAAADYRERTVAPLKGFLSAADLASVTEQLSGACTTEIASFNEFTDLLADSDLTRGYDHVVFDTAPTGHTIRLLQLPGQWTRFIDDGLGDTSCLGPMSGLEKSRATYGDALTALADPARTRLVLVARAQIGALTEAARTVDELGEAGVRATHLVVNAILPPGPDHDPLADAIHRREEAALAAMSPRLADLTLDLLPLRGTDVVGMPALRDLLCEESAAVTLSAAEDSSTADPVLPGLDSLVDVLAEQEHGLVMCMGKGGVGKTTIATAIARGLVARGKDVHLTTTDPAAHLDLSLAREGMRVSSINPGQAVADYRAHVMATKGATLDDDGRAQLAEDLRSPCTEEVAVFQAFSQAVLDARRRFVIMDTAPTGHTLLLLDATGSYHHDVARNMAPGTRFTTPMMRLQDPDYTKVILVTLAETTPVLEAEQLQADLERADIHPWAWVVNQTLTGNPTTDPLLRRRQAAERGPLDRVGRASARAVQVPLTADDRATPGITLHSALA